A region of Marnyiella aurantia DNA encodes the following proteins:
- a CDS encoding HupE/UreJ family protein, which translates to MQDFLFYLNLGWEHIISLDALDHQLFVLVLVVVFSMKDWKKILWLITAFTIGHSVTLALSVLEIVRVPGSWVEFLIPLTIFITAADNILMKNRQQNLMKMNHYLAMFFGLIHGMGFANTARMTMAQEQDLLLPLLGFNIGLELGQILVVAFILVLQWTVLGVFKANRKDWVLFISAGVFALALQMTLERLPF; encoded by the coding sequence ATGCAGGATTTTCTATTTTATTTAAATTTGGGATGGGAACATATTATATCACTGGATGCGCTGGATCACCAGCTCTTTGTTCTTGTACTTGTTGTGGTTTTCAGCATGAAGGACTGGAAGAAGATTCTTTGGCTTATTACCGCCTTTACAATAGGCCACTCCGTCACTTTAGCATTGAGCGTATTGGAGATAGTACGCGTACCTGGTAGCTGGGTGGAGTTCCTTATTCCACTCACCATTTTTATCACCGCTGCAGATAATATTTTGATGAAGAACAGGCAACAGAACCTTATGAAGATGAACCACTATCTGGCGATGTTTTTCGGGCTGATTCACGGAATGGGCTTTGCAAATACAGCCAGAATGACCATGGCACAGGAGCAGGATCTGCTTTTACCGTTGCTGGGATTCAACATCGGATTGGAGCTGGGTCAAATATTGGTTGTAGCATTTATTCTCGTTCTTCAGTGGACAGTTCTGGGAGTTTTTAAGGCCAACCGAAAAGACTGGGTCCTGTTCATTTCGGCCGGCGTTTTTGCCCTCGCTCTGCAAATGACATTGGAGCGACTGCCATTTTAA
- a CDS encoding phosphatase PAP2 family protein, protein MDKRTRALVIFSVTFVLVYNFALWYASRLQDVNSIVLSVEENIPFLPWTIIPYLSSGIFFWGTFSLLKNAQQLQVFLKRVLFMTGAAGLIFVVAPLKYAIPRPEIENAVFRGLFYMLEGVDDPYNQSPSLHVAFAFAFWTVFREINSRWRPLIAIWLAMVALSTLTTYQHHLIDVFAGSILAHVTFLIFPSQHDRSYLRYKQTTNFLYLGGWCTVSAAFIIAEYVSVNWLSLLVPAAFLFVLGYLYQLDKVGFLKSETIRSQFTERTN, encoded by the coding sequence ATGGATAAAAGAACCCGTGCCCTTGTCATTTTTTCAGTGACATTCGTGCTGGTTTACAATTTCGCGCTTTGGTACGCATCCCGACTTCAGGATGTAAATTCCATCGTACTTTCTGTTGAGGAAAATATTCCTTTTCTGCCTTGGACCATTATTCCCTATTTATCCAGCGGCATATTTTTCTGGGGAACTTTTTCTTTGTTAAAGAACGCTCAACAACTTCAGGTCTTCCTGAAACGGGTCCTCTTCATGACTGGTGCTGCCGGATTAATCTTCGTTGTGGCACCATTAAAATACGCTATTCCCAGACCTGAAATAGAGAATGCGGTGTTCCGCGGCCTATTTTATATGCTGGAAGGTGTTGATGACCCGTATAACCAGTCACCATCACTTCATGTTGCATTTGCGTTTGCATTCTGGACGGTTTTCCGGGAAATTAATTCACGATGGCGTCCGCTTATCGCGATCTGGCTTGCAATGGTCGCTTTGTCAACACTTACGACCTATCAGCATCACCTTATTGATGTTTTTGCGGGAAGTATTCTGGCACATGTCACATTCCTGATATTTCCTTCCCAGCATGACAGATCATATTTAAGATACAAGCAAACCACAAATTTTCTTTACCTGGGTGGCTGGTGCACGGTAAGTGCCGCATTTATTATCGCTGAATATGTCAGTGTGAACTGGCTTTCACTTTTGGTCCCTGCAGCTTTCCTTTTTGTACTGGGCTATCTTTACCAGTTGGATAAAGTTGGATTCTTAAAAAGTGAAACTATACGCTCACAGTTCACGGAAAGGACAAACTGA
- a CDS encoding zinc-dependent metalloprotease, translating to MERILSLLLSFCTALLFAQTSIFQNPVSPGSLPPYQKLHEDLASSYVSTTYYEQPSFDLTADLSITLFNGKKIRANLSRTFKYTNNSTSYTYNIENEPDSELVFSRFGNMLSGMYASSDGEKIMFHQTDDTIIAVSLVNEAYINSRDSRMDFIIPDSITHKVNPNICLAQTAICGATTIDVMVVYTAAARMGWGSVAQSNSQIATAITNFNTSLINSGIPNTTINLVYAGEIVYDESGNINTDLSRLRATADGFMDDVHTLRNTYGADLCALITATPNNTCGLGYLNTNPSNYSNTSAFSVSLRNCAVSNYTLSHEMGHNMGLNHDWYVNQSTNPCSNLHGYVNQTAVILGTSSASSQRWRTMMAYNDECAAAGINCPKANRWANPAVNYNSEPTGVPIGNPNPSDEAFGFARFACVVSGFMPTAIMSTDDVTVASKNEFSIYPNPASDEINIVLKDNEDLDFHIFNMAGQKVYTGNEKTISIRHLTPGEYILVVARKNGETKGSAKFILK from the coding sequence ATGGAAAGAATTTTATCCCTTTTATTGTCTTTTTGTACTGCTTTACTGTTCGCACAAACCTCAATTTTTCAGAATCCTGTGAGTCCGGGCAGTCTGCCGCCTTATCAGAAACTCCATGAAGACCTTGCGTCTTCTTATGTATCGACCACATATTATGAGCAGCCGTCCTTTGACCTTACAGCAGATTTAAGCATTACATTGTTCAACGGTAAAAAAATTCGTGCAAACCTGTCACGAACCTTCAAATACACAAACAATAGCACCTCATACACTTATAATATTGAAAATGAGCCCGATTCCGAACTCGTATTTTCGCGCTTTGGAAATATGCTCTCCGGCATGTATGCATCATCTGATGGTGAAAAAATAATGTTTCACCAAACGGATGATACGATTATCGCTGTTTCTTTGGTCAACGAAGCGTATATCAACAGCAGGGACTCCAGGATGGATTTCATTATTCCGGATTCCATTACCCATAAGGTCAATCCTAATATCTGCCTTGCCCAGACCGCCATTTGCGGAGCTACTACAATTGATGTAATGGTTGTATATACTGCCGCTGCCAGAATGGGTTGGGGCAGCGTAGCGCAAAGCAACTCACAGATTGCCACTGCCATTACCAATTTCAATACCTCACTTATTAACTCCGGCATTCCCAACACTACAATTAACCTCGTATATGCCGGAGAGATTGTTTACGATGAAAGTGGGAACATCAATACCGACCTGAGCAGGTTACGTGCCACTGCAGATGGTTTTATGGATGATGTGCACACCCTTCGAAACACCTACGGCGCAGATCTTTGCGCACTGATTACTGCTACTCCTAACAACACTTGTGGATTGGGCTATCTGAACACCAACCCATCCAACTACTCAAACACTTCCGCGTTCTCTGTCTCGTTACGTAACTGCGCGGTATCCAATTATACCTTATCTCATGAGATGGGACACAATATGGGTCTGAACCATGACTGGTATGTGAACCAAAGCACCAATCCCTGCAGTAATTTGCATGGGTATGTAAATCAGACCGCTGTAATCTTGGGCACAAGCAGCGCCTCGTCCCAGAGATGGCGCACCATGATGGCTTACAATGACGAGTGCGCTGCAGCGGGTATTAACTGTCCGAAAGCTAACCGTTGGGCGAATCCTGCAGTCAATTACAACTCTGAACCTACCGGCGTACCGATTGGCAATCCTAATCCGTCAGATGAAGCTTTCGGCTTCGCGCGTTTCGCCTGTGTGGTTTCAGGATTTATGCCTACGGCAATAATGAGTACTGATGACGTAACTGTAGCTTCGAAAAACGAATTCAGCATTTATCCTAATCCAGCTTCCGATGAGATTAATATCGTCTTAAAAGATAATGAAGACCTTGACTTCCATATCTTCAATATGGCAGGACAAAAGGTGTATACCGGAAATGAAAAGACCATCAGCATCCGTCACCTGACTCCTGGAGAGTATATACTTGTTGTGGCCCGGAAAAATGGCGAAACAAAGGGTTCCGCTAAATTTATATTGAAATAA
- a CDS encoding DUF6702 family protein: MRKLLILFSVLLFSALTAGTVHPYHVGSVEFRYNSEFKTFQISAKFFLDDLENALKEKYGKAVHFNDEKFKAQINSLLVDYLSDYLKLKADHKVLTLTYLGYEEDSESVNIYLESEKINTPKKVEAAVSALYNLFDDQINIIHIVVEGKRHSHKLSYPDRYLFKEF, encoded by the coding sequence ATGCGCAAACTGCTGATCCTTTTCTCTGTCCTCCTGTTTTCGGCTCTTACCGCAGGCACAGTTCATCCATATCATGTAGGTTCCGTTGAGTTCAGATATAATTCGGAATTTAAAACCTTTCAGATCAGTGCTAAGTTTTTCCTCGATGACCTGGAGAATGCGCTGAAGGAAAAGTATGGTAAGGCAGTGCATTTTAATGATGAAAAGTTCAAGGCACAAATCAATTCCTTACTTGTGGACTATTTGTCGGACTATTTGAAGCTGAAAGCAGATCACAAAGTCTTAACCCTGACCTATCTTGGTTACGAAGAAGACAGCGAATCGGTGAACATTTATCTGGAATCTGAGAAAATCAATACACCAAAAAAAGTAGAAGCGGCTGTCAGTGCGCTATATAACCTCTTTGATGATCAGATCAACATCATTCATATTGTGGTAGAGGGAAAAAGGCACAGCCATAAGCTCAGCTATCCGGACCGCTACCTCTTTAAGGAATTCTAA
- a CDS encoding co-chaperone GroES: MSVNFKPLADRVLIEPNAAETTTASGIIIPDTAKEKPQEGTVVAVGNGKKDEPMTVKSGDKVLYGKYSGSELKLDGKDYLIVKESDLLGILG, translated from the coding sequence ATGTCAGTAAATTTCAAACCATTAGCGGACCGCGTTCTCATTGAACCAAACGCTGCGGAAACAACAACTGCTTCAGGAATCATCATCCCTGATACGGCCAAAGAAAAACCACAGGAAGGAACAGTAGTCGCTGTTGGAAACGGTAAAAAAGACGAACCAATGACTGTAAAGTCTGGAGACAAGGTACTTTACGGAAAGTATTCCGGTTCTGAACTTAAACTGGATGGGAAAGATTACCTTATCGTAAAGGAATCTGACCTATTGGGAATTCTGGGATAG
- the radA gene encoding DNA repair protein RadA, translated as MAKLKTAYFCQNCGSQYPQWLGQCKNCGEWNTLVEEIVEKSPVKTLGSKSKQHIINIIEVETSEEPRITTPSGELNRVLGGGIVLGSVTLIGGEPGIGKSTLLLQLALKMKKKILYVSGEESASQIKMRADRLTELQNPHCYLFTETSVEKILHEAKKLQPDFMIIDSIQTLQSQLIESSPGTVSQIRECSNEIIKFAKDSNTPVFLVGHITKDGQIAGPKVLEHMVDVVLNFDGDRNHLFRLLRANKNRFGSTAEIGIYEMVAQGLKEIKNPSEILITKKFEELSGNSVAVTLEGNRPMLIEIQALVSSAVYGTPQRSCTGYDSKRLNMLLAVLEKRAGFQLGAKDVFLNITGGIKTDDPALDLAVVASILSSNEDTAISEHFCFAGEIGLSGEIRPVAQIEQRISEAEKLGYEKIFVSKLNKLPKRKSGIIVEEVSKVEEFHERLF; from the coding sequence ATGGCAAAACTTAAAACTGCATATTTCTGTCAGAACTGCGGGTCGCAGTATCCTCAATGGCTGGGACAGTGTAAGAACTGCGGCGAATGGAATACCCTGGTAGAGGAAATTGTAGAGAAATCTCCTGTAAAAACCCTGGGGAGCAAGTCCAAACAACATATCATCAACATCATTGAAGTTGAAACCAGCGAAGAACCGAGAATAACCACCCCTTCCGGGGAGCTGAACCGTGTACTGGGCGGCGGTATTGTTTTAGGCTCGGTAACCCTTATCGGCGGGGAACCCGGCATTGGAAAGTCTACCCTTCTTCTACAACTGGCTCTCAAAATGAAGAAAAAGATTCTTTATGTGTCAGGTGAGGAAAGTGCTTCACAGATTAAAATGCGTGCTGACAGGCTTACGGAACTTCAGAACCCTCACTGTTACCTTTTTACAGAAACTTCTGTGGAGAAGATCCTGCATGAAGCCAAAAAGCTCCAGCCTGATTTCATGATCATTGACTCCATACAGACGCTGCAGAGCCAGCTGATTGAAAGTTCACCCGGAACTGTTTCCCAAATCCGCGAATGCTCCAATGAGATTATAAAATTTGCAAAGGACAGCAACACTCCCGTTTTTCTCGTAGGCCATATAACTAAGGACGGACAGATTGCCGGCCCAAAAGTGCTGGAACACATGGTTGATGTGGTACTGAATTTCGATGGTGACCGAAACCATCTTTTCCGACTTCTTCGCGCGAACAAAAACCGATTCGGTTCTACCGCAGAAATTGGCATCTACGAAATGGTTGCGCAGGGTCTTAAGGAAATCAAAAATCCTTCGGAAATCCTGATCACCAAAAAATTTGAAGAACTTTCCGGCAATTCAGTGGCTGTTACACTGGAAGGCAACCGGCCAATGCTCATCGAAATCCAGGCTTTGGTAAGCTCCGCCGTATACGGAACCCCGCAGAGAAGCTGTACCGGTTATGACAGCAAACGCCTGAACATGCTGTTGGCCGTACTGGAGAAGCGTGCAGGATTTCAGTTGGGAGCGAAAGATGTTTTTCTGAACATTACCGGTGGTATAAAAACAGATGATCCTGCCCTGGATCTGGCCGTGGTGGCATCCATACTTTCAAGCAATGAGGATACTGCGATTTCAGAGCATTTCTGCTTCGCCGGAGAAATTGGTCTGAGTGGCGAAATCCGTCCGGTTGCACAGATCGAGCAACGGATTTCTGAGGCAGAAAAACTGGGTTACGAGAAAATATTTGTATCAAAACTGAATAAACTGCCCAAAAGAAAATCCGGAATTATTGTTGAGGAGGTAAGTAAGGTGGAGGAGTTTCACGAAAGGTTATTTTAA
- a CDS encoding CTP synthase: MSKKNTKYIFVTGGVTSSLGKGIVAASLGLLLKSRGFNVTIQKLDPYINIDPGTLNPYEHGECYVTEDGAETDLDLGHYERFLDSNTSQNNNVTTGKIYQTVIEKERKGDFLGKTVQVIPHITNEIKRRIKILGKQNYDIIITEIGGTVGDIESLPYIESVRQLKWELGDNNSMVIHLTLLPYLAASGELKTKPSQHSVRQLMESGVQADVLVCRTEHKIPKEQRAKLAQFCNVSLENVIECKDLETIYEVPLYLQKQNFDDVVLKELDLKSDKEADLKDWKHFLKKYQNPKKSVEIALVGKYVSLQDSYKSIAEAFIHAGADLDTEVRVRWVYSGDISEDTIQDSLQGVDGMLIAPGFGDRGIEGKVLAAKYARENNIPLLGICLGMQIMTIEFARNVLGYKKANSMEFDPETPEPVISLMEEQKSVENKGGTMRLGAWKCALKPNSRLMEIYGSKNISERHRHRYEFNSQYKEEFQNNGLTPSGVNPDTGLVETLELENHPFYVGVQYHPEYKSTVATPHPLFKAFIRAASK; the protein is encoded by the coding sequence ATGAGTAAAAAGAACACGAAGTACATCTTCGTTACAGGAGGTGTGACTTCTTCTTTGGGAAAGGGAATTGTTGCCGCATCACTTGGTCTATTGCTGAAATCAAGGGGATTTAATGTAACTATTCAAAAGCTTGATCCCTATATCAATATTGACCCCGGAACTTTAAATCCTTACGAACACGGCGAATGCTATGTTACCGAAGACGGCGCTGAAACCGATCTGGATTTAGGGCATTATGAAAGGTTCCTGGACTCCAACACGTCGCAAAACAATAATGTTACTACCGGTAAAATTTACCAGACAGTTATTGAAAAAGAAAGAAAAGGCGACTTTTTAGGAAAAACCGTTCAGGTAATTCCGCATATTACAAACGAAATTAAACGCAGGATAAAGATCCTTGGCAAGCAGAATTACGATATCATCATAACTGAGATCGGTGGAACTGTAGGAGATATCGAATCGCTGCCTTATATTGAAAGTGTGCGCCAGCTCAAATGGGAACTTGGCGATAACAATTCCATGGTGATTCACCTTACGTTACTGCCTTATCTGGCTGCCAGTGGTGAACTTAAGACAAAGCCTTCACAACACTCGGTACGCCAACTTATGGAGAGTGGGGTGCAGGCCGATGTACTTGTTTGCCGGACAGAACATAAAATTCCGAAGGAACAGCGCGCAAAACTGGCGCAGTTCTGTAACGTAAGTCTGGAGAACGTAATTGAATGTAAGGATCTGGAGACTATTTACGAAGTTCCGCTTTATCTTCAGAAGCAGAATTTTGACGATGTTGTCCTGAAAGAACTTGATCTGAAATCAGATAAGGAAGCCGACCTGAAAGACTGGAAACACTTCCTGAAAAAATACCAGAATCCTAAGAAATCTGTGGAGATTGCCCTTGTTGGGAAATATGTATCACTTCAGGATTCCTACAAGTCCATTGCTGAAGCATTTATCCACGCCGGAGCAGATCTGGATACCGAAGTGCGTGTAAGATGGGTGTACAGTGGCGACATTTCTGAAGATACCATTCAGGATTCACTGCAGGGCGTAGATGGAATGCTTATTGCGCCCGGATTTGGCGACCGTGGAATAGAAGGAAAAGTATTGGCTGCCAAATATGCACGTGAGAATAATATTCCGCTTTTAGGAATCTGTCTTGGTATGCAGATAATGACTATTGAATTTGCCAGAAATGTGTTGGGTTACAAAAAAGCCAATTCCATGGAATTTGATCCCGAAACACCGGAGCCTGTAATTTCTTTGATGGAAGAGCAGAAGAGTGTTGAAAACAAAGGAGGCACAATGCGTTTGGGTGCCTGGAAATGTGCGCTCAAGCCTAATTCGAGACTGATGGAGATTTACGGATCAAAGAATATCTCCGAAAGACACCGCCACCGCTACGAATTCAACTCCCAGTATAAAGAGGAGTTTCAAAATAACGGCCTCACTCCAAGCGGGGTAAATCCTGACACAGGCTTGGTAGAAACCCTGGAACTGGAAAACCATCCGTTCTATGTGGGAGTTCAGTATCATCCTGAATATAAGAGTACAGTGGCCACGCCGCATCCGCTGTTTAAGGCGTTTATACGTGCAGCATCCAAATAA
- a CDS encoding M1 family metallopeptidase, with translation MKLAYLLFSILLPLGLFGQNIQNNPGSNHGNKFEQLGTILPTPNVYRSASGAPGHKYWQNRADYEITAYLDEDKRNLRGSETVTYYNNSPDDLEYLWLQLDENQQSSVKNAGYDMESTLPRQITTDRLKVTDLPAKDNGYGINLEKVTDAAGNALQYMVNKTMMRIDLPRALKSGEKYIFKIEWNYNIPNRISMGGRGGFEHFPEDGNDLYTITQWFPRMCVYSDFKGWQHNQFTGRGEFALPFGNYKVSMNVPADHIVASTGEGKNFDKVLTSAQLARWKQAQTASEPIEIVTLEEAKKAEKSKSKQRKTWIFEAENVRDFAWTSSRKFIWDGMKVTIPENNNQVMAMSLYPKEAYNLYRKFSTRAVAHTILTYSEFTIPYPYPVAQSVEAANGMEYPMICFNYGRTEKDGTYSEGIKNGMIGVIIHEVGHNFFPMIVNSDERQWSWMDEGLNTFVEYLTEEKWDNKFPSRRGPAHTIVDYMKLPKDQLEPIMVNSENIIHFGPNAYAKPATGLNILRETIMGREIFDKAFKTYSKRWAFRHPEPADFFRSMNDASAENLDWFWRGWFYGTDPVDIAIDKVTVATPDLDSTPEPVREVYNVDNPHVNAFEDISKIRNRNDKSITFYTDKNKESQDFYWRYARGQEKVDTKREYTLERETMEKVPAKEKRDLQNIFAYQIDFVNKGGMVMPIILEFTFEDGTKLSDKSSAQIWRKDENKVSKTYFFDKKLKSIHLDPLRETADIDISNNFWGQIPAPATSFEVFKQKTGAAVRGAAQEKINPMQAAGK, from the coding sequence ATGAAACTCGCGTATTTACTGTTCAGCATTTTGCTTCCACTTGGCCTTTTTGGTCAGAATATCCAGAATAATCCTGGCAGCAACCATGGAAATAAATTTGAACAACTGGGAACTATACTTCCCACGCCCAATGTATACAGGAGCGCTTCCGGTGCACCGGGCCACAAATATTGGCAAAACCGTGCAGATTATGAAATTACTGCCTATCTTGATGAAGACAAAAGAAATCTCCGTGGATCGGAAACGGTTACTTATTATAACAATTCGCCGGATGATCTGGAGTATCTTTGGTTACAGTTGGATGAGAACCAGCAGTCCTCAGTAAAAAACGCAGGCTACGATATGGAGTCTACGCTGCCACGCCAGATTACGACAGACCGGCTTAAGGTTACAGACCTCCCCGCAAAAGATAACGGTTACGGTATTAACCTGGAAAAGGTTACAGATGCCGCGGGAAATGCACTGCAGTACATGGTGAACAAAACCATGATGAGGATTGATTTGCCCAGGGCTTTAAAAAGCGGCGAAAAATATATTTTCAAAATAGAATGGAATTACAACATACCCAACCGTATTTCGATGGGTGGACGTGGAGGTTTTGAGCATTTCCCGGAAGACGGAAATGATCTTTACACCATTACGCAATGGTTTCCCCGGATGTGCGTTTACAGTGACTTTAAAGGCTGGCAACACAATCAGTTTACAGGGAGAGGTGAGTTTGCGCTGCCCTTCGGTAACTATAAAGTATCCATGAATGTACCGGCGGATCACATTGTAGCATCTACAGGCGAAGGAAAAAATTTCGACAAGGTTCTTACATCTGCTCAGCTGGCCCGTTGGAAACAAGCCCAAACAGCTTCGGAACCGATTGAAATCGTTACTTTGGAAGAGGCGAAAAAAGCTGAGAAATCCAAATCAAAACAAAGAAAAACCTGGATTTTTGAAGCTGAAAATGTGCGCGATTTTGCGTGGACATCTTCCCGGAAATTCATTTGGGACGGGATGAAGGTCACAATTCCTGAAAATAATAATCAGGTGATGGCCATGAGTCTTTATCCAAAGGAAGCTTACAATCTGTACCGAAAGTTCTCCACACGGGCAGTGGCCCACACCATTCTTACATACAGTGAATTTACTATTCCCTACCCCTATCCGGTTGCGCAGTCTGTAGAAGCCGCGAACGGTATGGAGTATCCTATGATTTGCTTTAATTATGGCCGTACTGAAAAAGACGGTACGTATTCCGAAGGTATAAAGAACGGTATGATCGGTGTGATTATTCATGAGGTGGGCCATAACTTTTTCCCAATGATTGTAAACTCGGACGAAAGGCAGTGGTCCTGGATGGATGAAGGTCTGAATACTTTTGTGGAGTATCTTACAGAGGAAAAATGGGATAATAAATTCCCTTCCCGCCGCGGACCTGCGCACACCATAGTGGATTATATGAAACTTCCGAAAGACCAGTTGGAGCCTATAATGGTGAATTCAGAAAACATAATTCATTTCGGTCCTAATGCGTATGCCAAACCTGCTACGGGTCTGAACATCCTGCGTGAGACCATTATGGGCCGCGAAATTTTTGACAAGGCGTTCAAAACTTATTCAAAAAGATGGGCCTTCAGACATCCTGAACCTGCGGATTTTTTCCGCTCAATGAACGACGCAAGTGCCGAAAACCTGGACTGGTTCTGGAGAGGTTGGTTTTACGGTACAGATCCAGTCGATATTGCCATAGATAAAGTAACCGTAGCTACTCCTGATCTGGACTCTACTCCTGAACCTGTACGTGAGGTTTATAATGTAGACAATCCGCATGTCAATGCATTCGAGGATATTTCTAAAATCCGGAACCGTAACGACAAAAGCATCACATTTTATACCGATAAGAACAAGGAAAGCCAGGATTTCTACTGGCGTTATGCCCGTGGCCAGGAGAAAGTGGATACGAAGCGCGAATATACCCTGGAACGCGAAACAATGGAAAAGGTGCCTGCCAAAGAGAAGCGTGATTTGCAGAATATATTCGCCTACCAAATAGACTTCGTTAATAAAGGCGGAATGGTAATGCCTATAATTTTGGAATTCACCTTCGAAGACGGCACAAAACTGAGTGATAAATCATCGGCTCAAATTTGGAGAAAAGACGAAAACAAAGTTTCAAAAACCTATTTCTTCGACAAAAAACTAAAGTCGATACATCTTGATCCCCTTCGGGAAACTGCCGACATAGACATCAGTAATAATTTCTGGGGTCAGATACCGGCACCTGCCACGAGTTTTGAAGTCTTTAAACAGAAAACCGGAGCCGCAGTCCGCGGTGCAGCACAGGAGAAGATAAATCCTATGCAGGCTGCAGGAAAATAA
- a CDS encoding acyl carrier protein phosphodiesterase, producing the protein MNFLAHSYISFTDEQIVGQFLQDFIRNKDRFSFPPGIVEGILLHREIDTFTDVHPEIHEAKKVFSPLVRLYSGAFVDVAFDYFLANSLQDIALMHHSERVYKVLRNNMNLFPPTFHRMLEGMERDNWLYHYREDQGIHFSFRNVLHKAKYLDKNLAVFEVFLNNKDQLQFHFKNFFPDLMAHAVDFNNQFRIP; encoded by the coding sequence ATGAACTTTCTGGCACATTCCTACATTTCCTTTACTGATGAGCAGATCGTGGGTCAGTTCCTGCAGGATTTCATCCGCAATAAAGACCGGTTTTCTTTTCCGCCCGGAATTGTGGAAGGTATATTGCTGCACCGCGAGATTGATACTTTTACGGATGTGCATCCTGAGATTCACGAGGCCAAGAAGGTTTTCAGCCCGCTAGTTCGGCTCTATTCCGGTGCTTTTGTTGATGTCGCATTCGATTATTTCCTGGCCAACTCACTGCAGGACATAGCATTAATGCATCATTCCGAAAGGGTATATAAAGTACTGCGTAACAATATGAATTTGTTTCCGCCTACTTTTCACAGGATGCTGGAGGGCATGGAAAGGGATAATTGGCTGTATCACTACCGCGAAGATCAGGGCATTCATTTCTCTTTTCGAAATGTTCTGCATAAGGCAAAATATCTGGATAAAAATCTGGCTGTTTTTGAAGTTTTCCTGAATAACAAGGACCAGCTCCAATTTCATTTCAAGAATTTCTTCCCGGACCTTATGGCTCACGCCGTAGACTTTAATAATCAGTTTAGAATTCCTTAA